The following coding sequences are from one Devosia yakushimensis window:
- a CDS encoding flagellar hook-length control protein FliK translates to MASNLTVITSTAAGTISKGLNNQAPAPRDDFAALLGDTKPAPAKPKPPAPPANEPAKPDADQDRPTDDTEAVAAPVEATTPIQPAPASELSDLLDRLAKLSAALEAGKAPTQEELTGLAAALDALAQALGISLDALPSTAELTAMANGALADPASFEDQLAKALAPLALTLQDDTTAQTAADAELAQQLAEMGRKLAALAKGLSTGDDATEALAALGMDAETGIDPELQTALDRLAARTAIKVDATANAQPLATPELKLTEPVLTGKTAEVKTEPTADPAPGAESEIAAKPITGDKPQTDTGAKPDDGKPREPEIKTAAAPAAPVLDKQPEAQAPSQSAQQQTARIDPLLAPRIIQTGYQTSQQQLNLPQLAFEVARQATDGNTRFQIRLDPAELGRVDVRLDIDASGKVNARLTVEKAETLDLMQRDQRGLERALQQAGLDSAKTNLEFSLKQNPFNGGQQGQDGNGRGSRFGGSDAPTEAEDVPAPTINLYRGSLTASGVNIIA, encoded by the coding sequence GTGGCATCAAACCTGACCGTCATCACCTCCACTGCCGCCGGCACGATCAGCAAGGGCCTCAACAACCAGGCCCCGGCCCCGCGCGACGATTTCGCCGCCCTGCTTGGCGACACCAAGCCGGCCCCCGCCAAACCAAAGCCCCCCGCACCACCTGCGAACGAGCCTGCCAAACCCGATGCCGACCAGGACAGGCCCACCGATGACACCGAGGCGGTCGCCGCTCCGGTCGAGGCAACGACGCCCATCCAGCCAGCGCCCGCATCCGAATTGAGCGACCTGCTCGATCGTCTCGCCAAGCTCAGCGCAGCACTTGAAGCCGGCAAGGCCCCCACCCAGGAAGAGTTGACCGGCCTCGCCGCCGCGCTCGACGCGCTGGCCCAGGCCCTGGGCATTTCGCTCGACGCACTGCCCAGCACGGCAGAGCTGACGGCAATGGCCAATGGCGCTCTTGCCGACCCGGCCAGCTTTGAGGATCAACTGGCCAAGGCCCTCGCTCCGCTGGCGCTGACGCTGCAGGACGACACCACCGCGCAAACCGCGGCCGATGCCGAACTCGCCCAGCAATTGGCCGAAATGGGCCGCAAGCTGGCTGCGCTCGCCAAGGGCCTCAGCACTGGCGACGACGCGACCGAGGCCCTCGCCGCCCTGGGCATGGACGCAGAGACCGGCATCGACCCCGAATTGCAGACCGCGCTCGACCGGCTCGCCGCCCGCACCGCCATCAAGGTAGACGCCACGGCCAATGCCCAACCGCTGGCCACGCCCGAGCTCAAGCTCACTGAACCCGTGCTGACCGGCAAGACCGCCGAGGTCAAGACCGAGCCCACTGCCGACCCGGCCCCCGGCGCCGAGAGCGAAATCGCCGCCAAGCCCATAACCGGCGACAAGCCGCAGACCGATACCGGCGCCAAACCCGATGACGGCAAGCCGCGCGAGCCCGAGATCAAGACCGCCGCCGCGCCTGCAGCCCCCGTGCTCGACAAGCAGCCCGAAGCCCAGGCCCCGTCCCAATCGGCCCAGCAGCAGACCGCGCGCATCGATCCCCTGCTCGCGCCGCGCATTATCCAGACCGGCTACCAGACCAGCCAGCAGCAGCTCAACCTGCCGCAACTGGCCTTCGAAGTTGCCCGCCAGGCCACCGACGGCAATACCCGCTTCCAGATCCGGCTCGATCCGGCCGAACTGGGCCGCGTCGATGTCCGCCTCGATATCGACGCCTCGGGCAAGGTCAATGCCAGGCTGACCGTGGAAAAGGCCGAAACGCTCGATCTGATGCAACGCGACCAGCGGGGCCTGGAACGGGCGCTGCAACAGGCGGGCCTCGACAGCGCCAAGACCAATCTCGAATTTTCCCTGAAGCAGAACCCCTTCAATGGCGGCCAGCAGGGCCAGGACGGCAATGGCCGCGGCTCCCGCTTTGGCGGCAGCGACGCGCCCACCGAGGCCGAGGACGTTCCGGCCCCCACCATCAACCTCTATCGCGGCAGCCTCACGGCCAGCGGCGTCAACATCATCGCGTAG
- a CDS encoding flagellar hook assembly protein FlgD, translating to MAVDSVSSNTNTSALSGSRTTIAENFDTFLNILTTQLKNQNPLDPLDTNQFTAQLVQFTGVEQQLKTNEFLESLLQSTQSSGKTDAVSYIGKEVTAAGTTAQLKDGGATWAFNAEAQVANATVTIKNANGQVVYTETGSLEKGPGNFLWTGKGSDGNTQPDGIYTIDIKGTNLAGNTIKISTSTVGVVTAVDFSGAQPILTVGTGKILLSDVTNVKIPAATTPPPADSDDETDS from the coding sequence ATGGCCGTCGATAGCGTTTCGAGCAACACCAATACCAGTGCCCTCAGCGGCTCGCGCACCACCATTGCCGAGAATTTCGACACCTTTCTCAATATCCTGACTACCCAGCTGAAGAACCAGAACCCGCTCGATCCGCTCGATACCAACCAGTTCACCGCCCAATTGGTGCAATTCACCGGCGTCGAGCAGCAGCTCAAGACCAATGAATTCCTCGAAAGCCTGCTGCAATCGACTCAGAGCTCGGGCAAGACCGATGCCGTTTCCTATATCGGCAAGGAAGTGACCGCCGCCGGCACCACCGCCCAGCTCAAGGATGGCGGCGCCACCTGGGCCTTCAATGCCGAAGCCCAGGTCGCCAACGCCACGGTCACCATCAAGAATGCCAATGGGCAGGTGGTCTATACCGAGACCGGGTCACTCGAAAAAGGCCCGGGCAACTTCCTGTGGACTGGCAAGGGTTCGGACGGCAATACCCAGCCGGACGGCATCTATACGATCGACATCAAGGGCACCAATCTGGCCGGCAATACGATCAAGATTTCCACCTCCACCGTGGGCGTCGTCACCGCCGTCGATTTCTCGGGCGCCCAGCCCATCCTGACCGTCGGCACCGGCAAGATCCTGCTGTCGGACGTGACCAATGTGAAGATACCAGCCGCCACCACGCCGCCGCCGGCCGATAGCGACGACGAAACCGACAGCTGA